In a single window of the Desulfovibrio mangrovi genome:
- the flgF gene encoding flagellar basal-body rod protein FlgF, with protein sequence MQDSMYSALFGALTNEHRLNSITNNLANVNTTGYKKDQLAFKDTFVMFAHDQIMEPVATVRSKKLFPEPIHIAKPRLAVSQTDFSQGSMKVTGDPLDVALHGEGFFKVQTPDGDYVTRNGHFRQTADGQLVTEQGWPVLGTGGPITIPQNAKVVINEAGQIFNGDEQIDQLQIVTYEDLNVLEKRGRNLFQPRPGQQPAEIPPQGTTVAQGFLETANVEVVTEMVNMIEAQRQFEAYTKVMQSTDALDKDAIQRVSKSRA encoded by the coding sequence ATGCAAGACAGTATGTACAGCGCCCTGTTCGGTGCGCTCACAAACGAGCACCGCCTCAACAGTATTACCAATAATCTCGCTAACGTGAACACCACGGGGTACAAGAAGGACCAACTCGCCTTCAAGGATACCTTCGTCATGTTCGCGCATGACCAGATCATGGAACCTGTGGCGACAGTGCGGTCCAAAAAGCTGTTTCCGGAGCCCATTCACATAGCCAAACCCCGCCTTGCCGTCTCCCAGACGGACTTCTCGCAGGGGAGCATGAAAGTCACCGGAGACCCGCTGGACGTGGCTCTGCATGGGGAGGGGTTCTTCAAGGTCCAAACTCCCGACGGGGACTACGTCACCCGCAACGGACACTTCCGTCAAACAGCTGACGGTCAGCTTGTCACGGAACAGGGCTGGCCCGTGCTCGGCACCGGCGGCCCCATCACCATTCCGCAAAACGCCAAGGTCGTTATCAACGAGGCAGGCCAGATCTTCAACGGAGACGAGCAGATCGACCAGCTGCAAATCGTCACCTACGAAGACCTCAATGTCCTTGAAAAACGCGGCCGAAACCTGTTCCAGCCCCGCCCCGGCCAGCAGCCCGCGGAAATCCCCCCGCAGGGCACCACCGTGGCGCAGGGCTTCCTTGAAACGGCCAACGTGGAAGTGGTGACCGAAATGGTGAACATGATTGAAGCCCAGCGCCAGTTCGAAGCCTACACCAAGGTAATGCAAAGCACGGATGCACTGGACAAGGACGCCATCCAGCGCGTTTCCAAGTCACGGGCATAA
- a CDS encoding DMT family transporter gives MNTFFLIGLALLAGATLPTQAGINAQLQLHWAKHPAMASLVSFSVGTLALVLYCVAARIPLPSFAGSTTHWWHWVGGLLGAVFVTVVTFLAPRLGAATMVGLVIAGQMLASVSLDHFGLLGYAERPLSLMRLVGVAMLVGGVLIIRRY, from the coding sequence ATGAACACCTTTTTCCTTATCGGATTGGCCCTGCTGGCAGGGGCCACGCTCCCCACGCAGGCGGGCATAAACGCGCAACTGCAACTGCATTGGGCCAAACACCCCGCCATGGCTTCGCTCGTTTCCTTTTCCGTGGGTACGCTGGCGCTGGTTCTTTATTGCGTAGCGGCCCGCATCCCTCTTCCTTCCTTTGCGGGGTCGACAACCCACTGGTGGCACTGGGTAGGCGGTCTGCTCGGTGCGGTGTTCGTGACGGTTGTCACCTTCCTTGCCCCCCGTCTGGGTGCGGCCACCATGGTCGGTCTTGTCATTGCGGGGCAGATGCTTGCTTCGGTGAGTCTCGATCATTTCGGTCTCTTGGGCTATGCGGAGCGTCCGCTTTCCCTGATGCGCCTCGTAGGTGTGGCCATGCTGGTGGGTGGCGTGCTGATTATTCGCCGCTACTGA
- a CDS encoding aspartate-semialdehyde dehydrogenase — protein MSKEKLVVAVVGATGAVGREMLKTLEQREFPAHKVIALASARSAGIKVPFNGTELTVQELTENSFEGVDIAIFSAGGSTSEKFAPFAAKAGCVVVDNSSAWRMDKRCPLVVPEVNPQDLEWHNGIIANPNCSTIQMVVALKPLHDAAKIKRVVVSTYQAVSGTGQKAIEELESQVRQLFNMQQPEPKVYPYQIAFNALPHIDVFLDNDYTKEEMKMVHETVKIMGDESIKVTATAVRIPVFYGHSESVNIETEKKLTPAQARAILTQAPGITVLDNPKEKIYPMAIEAAGEDATFVGRIREDETIANGLNMWIVADNIRKGAALNAVQIAELLIERDLLGVKDTTVFQ, from the coding sequence ATGAGCAAAGAAAAGTTGGTCGTGGCGGTTGTCGGTGCGACAGGTGCCGTGGGCCGCGAAATGCTGAAGACGCTTGAGCAGCGGGAGTTTCCTGCTCACAAGGTTATTGCCCTTGCCTCTGCCCGTTCCGCGGGTATCAAGGTTCCTTTCAACGGTACTGAACTGACCGTGCAGGAACTGACTGAAAATTCGTTTGAAGGTGTCGATATCGCCATCTTTTCCGCCGGTGGTTCCACTTCCGAGAAGTTCGCGCCTTTTGCCGCCAAGGCTGGCTGCGTGGTGGTGGACAACTCCAGCGCATGGCGCATGGACAAGCGTTGCCCGCTGGTCGTGCCGGAAGTGAACCCGCAGGATCTGGAATGGCACAACGGCATCATCGCCAACCCCAACTGCTCCACGATCCAGATGGTGGTGGCGCTCAAGCCCCTGCACGACGCGGCCAAGATCAAGCGCGTAGTGGTTTCCACCTATCAGGCTGTTTCCGGTACCGGCCAGAAGGCCATTGAGGAGCTGGAATCCCAGGTTCGTCAGCTGTTCAACATGCAGCAGCCCGAACCCAAGGTGTACCCCTATCAGATCGCGTTCAACGCGCTGCCGCACATCGATGTATTCCTTGATAATGACTACACCAAGGAAGAAATGAAGATGGTGCACGAAACCGTGAAGATCATGGGCGACGAGAGCATCAAGGTTACGGCTACTGCCGTGCGTATTCCCGTGTTCTACGGCCACAGCGAGTCCGTGAACATCGAAACGGAGAAGAAGCTCACCCCCGCGCAGGCCCGCGCCATTCTGACGCAGGCTCCCGGCATTACCGTGCTGGATAACCCCAAGGAAAAGATCTACCCCATGGCCATTGAAGCCGCGGGTGAAGATGCCACCTTTGTGGGCCGCATCCGCGAGGATGAAACCATCGCCAACGGCCTGAACATGTGGATCGTTGCCGACAATATCCGCAAGGGTGCCGCCCTGAACGCCGTGCAGATCGCCGAATTGCTTATCGAGCGTGACCTGCTGGGCGTGAAGGACACCACCGTCTTCCAGTAA
- the flgG gene encoding flagellar basal-body rod protein FlgG produces MMRSLWTAATGMVAQQLNIDVISNNLANVNTVGFKKSRAEFEDLMYQTLKIAGSTTGDNNRIPTGIQVGMGVRPTTVHKFFTQGDYQNTGNSLDLAIEGEGFFQVDVNGELMYTRAGAFKLNADGTVVNANGYVLQPQFTVPPETKNIAVSETGYIAALDSSGAELASANIPLYTFINAAGLDARGRNLYTPTEASGAATEGVPGTDNVGTVSQGFLEMSNVEIVDEMVNMIVGQRAYEMNSKAIQTSDSMLQMAVQLKRS; encoded by the coding sequence ATGATGCGCTCTCTCTGGACAGCGGCCACGGGCATGGTCGCCCAGCAGCTGAATATCGATGTCATATCGAACAACCTTGCCAACGTGAACACGGTGGGCTTTAAGAAAAGCCGCGCCGAGTTCGAAGACCTCATGTACCAGACCCTGAAGATCGCGGGCTCGACAACGGGCGACAACAACCGCATTCCTACCGGCATTCAGGTTGGTATGGGCGTGCGCCCCACCACTGTGCACAAATTCTTCACCCAGGGCGACTACCAGAACACCGGCAACTCGCTTGACCTTGCCATTGAAGGCGAAGGCTTCTTCCAGGTGGATGTGAACGGCGAGCTCATGTACACCCGCGCGGGTGCATTCAAGCTCAACGCAGACGGCACCGTGGTCAACGCCAACGGCTACGTGCTGCAGCCGCAGTTCACCGTGCCCCCGGAAACCAAGAACATCGCCGTTTCCGAAACAGGCTACATTGCCGCACTGGACAGCAGCGGCGCGGAACTGGCCTCCGCAAACATCCCGCTCTACACCTTCATCAACGCTGCCGGTCTCGACGCACGGGGGCGCAACCTCTACACGCCCACCGAAGCCTCCGGCGCGGCCACGGAAGGGGTGCCCGGCACCGACAATGTGGGCACCGTCTCGCAGGGCTTCCTTGAAATGTCCAACGTGGAAATCGTGGATGAAATGGTCAACATGATCGTGGGTCAGCGCGCCTACGAAATGAACTCCAAGGCCATCCAGACCTCCGACTCCATGCTGCAGATGGCGGTTCAGCTCAAGCGCAGCTAG
- a CDS encoding (deoxy)nucleoside triphosphate pyrophosphohydrolase: protein MKHITVVAGIVWNQGRFLAAKRPEDKPFAGFWEFPGGKIESGETPDHALVREFVEEMNITPTAWEYWREVQHEYPDLTVTLHFFHITDYDGTVHPLEGHEIGWFTHAEAMAMPFLEADIAIVDDLRHVPYAKPAARSAQEA from the coding sequence ATGAAGCATATCACTGTCGTCGCCGGCATCGTCTGGAACCAAGGCCGCTTTCTCGCCGCGAAACGCCCTGAAGACAAACCGTTCGCGGGTTTCTGGGAATTTCCCGGCGGCAAGATCGAGTCCGGCGAAACGCCCGACCACGCACTGGTGCGCGAGTTTGTCGAAGAGATGAACATCACGCCCACAGCATGGGAATATTGGCGCGAGGTGCAGCACGAATACCCTGATTTGACCGTGACCCTGCACTTTTTCCATATCACGGACTACGATGGCACCGTGCACCCGCTGGAAGGCCACGAGATAGGCTGGTTCACCCACGCGGAAGCCATGGCCATGCCTTTTCTGGAAGCTGATATCGCCATTGTGGACGACCTGCGGCACGTGCCTTACGCCAAGCCGGCGGCACGTTCGGCACAGGAGGCATGA
- a CDS encoding ABC-F family ATP-binding cassette domain-containing protein — protein MNINIQNLTKTYGGHDLFANFSLEIQSGVRLCVCGPNGCGKSTLIKLIAGVASSDGGKVSMPKECRLGYVAQEMDESLLETPLLNWVLEVLPDWNEFWAKWEAATQAGDESALKSLGARQAELEQIYGHNPEHRAKTVLSGLGFAERKWHMPIRQLSGGWRERAKLARVLTAGADVLLLDEPTNHLDLEAVEWLENFLLEYKGVLVFVAHDRVFMDKIGTHVLYLGASKPMFRKGNFTQFLTLQEEIEAQKVREQQRLAGEIERKMDFVRRFKAKASKARQAGSKQKMAARLEKELSGIQVEAKRRTLDFKWPEPVPADKTVLSVVGLDYSFGDGTRLWPNLDFQLYRGMRVALVGHNGCGKSTLLKLIAGRLEKNGGNVVMGSKVRMGYFSQHQLDILNASGTALGEIRRLSDPRTTEEELMSVLGLFMLGQNYFDRQVSTLSGGEKSRLLLATLFLSRSNFLVLDEPTNHLDLESREALVEALDAFDGTIFMVAHDRHLLSSVADQVWALDENGFTVYESGFEEYDKARRQQASDASARDTDGPRAGGLSREEQKRIKRQQAELRNTIYKDLKPKQEAYAKLEKEFEAALEEQGEVEALLADPAVYADSGKASDLMKRFHALQAKGEELMEKMGELEAAINELEARKAALVDDVI, from the coding sequence ATGAATATCAATATACAGAATCTGACCAAGACCTATGGCGGGCATGACCTGTTCGCCAACTTCTCGCTCGAGATACAGTCCGGCGTGCGCCTGTGCGTGTGTGGACCCAACGGCTGTGGCAAGTCCACCCTGATCAAGCTGATTGCGGGCGTTGCCTCCTCTGACGGAGGAAAGGTGTCCATGCCCAAGGAATGCCGTCTGGGTTACGTGGCCCAGGAAATGGACGAAAGCCTGCTGGAAACGCCCCTTCTCAACTGGGTGCTGGAAGTGCTGCCCGACTGGAACGAGTTCTGGGCCAAGTGGGAAGCTGCCACGCAGGCAGGCGACGAGAGCGCGCTGAAGAGTCTTGGGGCACGGCAGGCGGAGCTGGAACAGATTTACGGGCACAACCCCGAACATCGGGCCAAGACTGTTCTTTCCGGTCTGGGGTTTGCCGAGCGCAAATGGCACATGCCTATCCGGCAGCTTTCCGGCGGCTGGCGTGAACGCGCCAAGCTGGCCCGCGTGCTTACCGCCGGAGCGGACGTGCTGCTGCTTGATGAACCCACCAACCACCTTGATCTGGAAGCCGTGGAGTGGCTGGAGAATTTTCTGCTGGAATACAAGGGCGTGCTTGTCTTCGTGGCGCATGACCGTGTGTTCATGGACAAGATCGGCACTCACGTGCTGTATCTTGGCGCATCCAAGCCCATGTTCCGCAAGGGCAACTTTACCCAGTTCCTTACCCTGCAGGAAGAGATAGAAGCGCAGAAGGTGCGCGAGCAGCAGCGGCTTGCGGGCGAAATTGAGCGCAAGATGGATTTTGTGCGCCGCTTCAAGGCCAAGGCCTCCAAGGCGCGTCAGGCCGGTTCCAAGCAGAAGATGGCCGCCCGTCTGGAAAAGGAACTTTCCGGAATTCAGGTGGAGGCCAAGCGCAGGACGCTGGACTTCAAGTGGCCTGAACCCGTGCCGGCGGACAAGACCGTGCTGAGCGTGGTGGGGCTGGACTACAGCTTCGGCGATGGCACGCGCCTGTGGCCGAATCTCGACTTCCAGCTCTATCGCGGCATGCGCGTGGCGCTGGTGGGGCACAACGGCTGCGGCAAGTCCACGCTGCTCAAGCTCATTGCCGGCAGGCTGGAAAAGAACGGCGGCAATGTGGTTATGGGGTCCAAGGTGCGCATGGGCTACTTCAGTCAGCACCAGTTGGATATTCTGAATGCCTCCGGTACGGCGCTGGGCGAAATCCGCCGCCTGTCCGACCCGCGCACCACGGAAGAAGAGCTGATGTCCGTGCTGGGGCTGTTCATGCTTGGGCAGAATTATTTCGACCGGCAGGTGAGCACGCTTTCCGGTGGTGAAAAAAGCCGCCTGTTGCTGGCTACCCTGTTCCTGTCGCGCAGCAACTTCCTCGTGCTCGACGAACCCACCAACCATCTTGATCTTGAATCGCGCGAGGCGCTGGTGGAAGCACTGGATGCCTTTGACGGCACCATTTTCATGGTGGCGCACGACAGGCACCTGCTTTCGTCCGTGGCCGATCAGGTGTGGGCGTTGGATGAAAACGGCTTCACCGTCTATGAATCCGGGTTTGAGGAATACGACAAGGCCCGCCGCCAGCAGGCTTCCGACGCTTCGGCACGTGACACGGACGGGCCCCGTGCGGGTGGTCTGAGCCGTGAAGAGCAGAAGCGCATCAAACGCCAGCAGGCCGAGTTGCGTAATACTATCTACAAGGACCTGAAGCCCAAGCAGGAGGCTTACGCCAAGCTGGAAAAGGAATTTGAAGCTGCTCTGGAGGAACAAGGCGAAGTGGAAGCCCTGCTTGCCGATCCTGCGGTGTATGCCGATTCCGGCAAGGCATCCGACCTGATGAAGCGTTTCCATGCCCTGCAGGCCAAGGGTGAGGAGCTCATGGAAAAGATGGGTGAGCTTGAGGCCGCCATCAATGAGCTGGAAGCCCGCAAGGCAGCGCTTGTGGATGATGTGATTTAG
- a CDS encoding bacteriohemerythrin, with amino-acid sequence MGKLAWTPDMYVGVKEIDEQHAELTGIINELYDAYMENRDYDVLADLINKVNDYAQKHFAAERRYMAPYIDEMPNYEEHMEQHREFFSSAVNFLLEYLEKGSGITPELLDYLTDWWFKHINGTDKVMGAVLKSKGVE; translated from the coding sequence ATGGGTAAGCTGGCATGGACTCCGGACATGTACGTGGGCGTGAAGGAAATTGACGAGCAGCACGCCGAACTCACGGGCATCATCAACGAGTTGTACGACGCCTACATGGAAAACAGGGACTACGATGTCCTTGCCGACCTGATCAACAAGGTGAACGACTACGCCCAGAAGCACTTCGCCGCAGAGCGCAGGTACATGGCTCCGTATATCGACGAGATGCCTAATTATGAAGAGCACATGGAGCAGCATAGGGAGTTTTTCTCTTCTGCCGTGAATTTTTTGCTGGAGTATCTTGAGAAAGGTTCCGGCATTACGCCGGAATTGCTTGATTACTTGACTGATTGGTGGTTCAAGCACATCAATGGCACGGACAAGGTAATGGGAGCCGTGCTCAAGTCAAAGGGCGTGGAATAG
- a CDS encoding aminotransferase class IV has product MIPVCETEEYIQKLLSARRAGEQGVLAFYEHRIGCICKNPRLMVLPMDDHLAHRGDGIFESIKWEDGRIYQLDAHIERMKRSAKGLYLAPPCTWERLREITIEVARAAETEEGMLRILVGRGPGGFGIDPAECPVSSLYVVAYRFKPLAAECYDSGLTAFRSSIPAKPGYMARMKNANYIPNVLMRREATERGLNVPLCFDDNDFLAEGATENVALVDQKGTLVIPEFTNALTGTTVMRAVDLIKDEMPVVFQRVREDDIYRARELMIMGTTGDCVSIVRFEGQPIHDVRPGPVAKRIRDLLRQDIKDFGVPVR; this is encoded by the coding sequence GTGATACCTGTTTGTGAAACCGAAGAATATATCCAGAAGCTCCTGTCCGCCCGCCGTGCGGGCGAACAGGGGGTTCTGGCGTTCTATGAGCACCGCATAGGCTGCATCTGCAAGAATCCACGCCTCATGGTGCTGCCCATGGATGACCACCTTGCCCACCGTGGCGACGGCATCTTTGAAAGCATCAAATGGGAAGATGGGCGTATTTATCAGCTCGATGCCCACATCGAGCGCATGAAACGTTCTGCCAAGGGGCTGTATCTGGCTCCGCCCTGCACGTGGGAAAGACTACGTGAAATAACCATCGAGGTGGCCCGTGCCGCCGAGACGGAAGAGGGTATGCTGCGTATCCTTGTGGGGCGCGGTCCGGGGGGCTTCGGCATTGATCCCGCCGAGTGTCCCGTTTCCAGCCTGTATGTGGTGGCGTACCGTTTCAAACCGCTGGCAGCCGAGTGCTATGACTCGGGACTCACGGCGTTCCGCTCCTCCATTCCGGCCAAGCCGGGGTACATGGCGCGGATGAAAAACGCCAACTACATCCCCAATGTGCTCATGCGCCGCGAGGCCACGGAACGCGGGTTGAACGTGCCCCTGTGTTTTGACGACAACGACTTTCTGGCTGAAGGCGCCACCGAAAACGTGGCGCTGGTGGACCAGAAGGGAACGCTGGTCATCCCTGAATTCACCAACGCCCTGACCGGCACCACGGTCATGCGTGCGGTGGACCTGATCAAGGACGAGATGCCTGTCGTGTTTCAGCGTGTGCGCGAGGATGACATCTATCGTGCCCGTGAACTCATGATCATGGGCACCACCGGCGATTGCGTGAGTATTGTGCGCTTCGAGGGACAGCCCATCCATGATGTCCGTCCGGGACCGGTGGCGAAGAGGATTCGCGACCTGTTGCGGCAGGATATAAAGGATTTCGGCGTTCCCGTACGCTAG